A window of the Tunturibacter empetritectus genome harbors these coding sequences:
- a CDS encoding protease pro-enzyme activation domain-containing protein yields the protein MRSRLFSQLFAPVILLASAFSPVGQAAVQNRIASAVNSGVRTPLPGTVTGRAQRAADLGAAPADKKLESMSLRFSMTPAQQADLSQLLASQLNPGSGSYHQWLTPEQFGARFGLSAADIAKVSTWLTGQGFTITRAARSNTFISFSGTVAQVQQAFGTSIHSLSVNGEAHFSNVTDPVLPSAIAGVVTSIVGLNDFKPKPHLRARSAASIDPSQPHYTQTLSGVTSHYISPADFYTIYNENPLLTASTPINGTGVTVAVMGNTDLNAGNVLPDANIAQFRTAAGLPAINLKLQSAIPAGGSDAGVSASDIDEAHLDIEWSSAAAPGATILYVFSSNNIFADSLTYAIDNKVAPIITISYGLCESGWGTAMLASYNNLLALANAQGQTVVSSSGDAGATDCDGVGLATEGLNVDFPSSSPYVTSAGGTMFSGDVATPATYWSSANGTNGGSALLYIPEQPWNETTSSAGLGYNDGTGGGAGGGGASAFFSKPAWQTGTGVPNDSSRDLPDIALNAAAIHDGYLVCSSGDGQGETPCTNGFLSANGNPNVFGGTSFVAPTFAGILALVEQKVNPTGATASWLGNVGPTLYGFLNGPTYSSVFHDIISGNNSVPCTQGTPNCSNGQPTGFTAGTGYDQATGLGSFDINALVTGWSGVKPVGTGTGSGIGTSISTTALTTSASLCAVSAGTLALNVTVAGTASGPTPTGSVQFFVDNVAVVGGTAILSGGTASYSLVTSSLSSGGHNIGAVYSGDGNYAGSKGTLLGPNINANTYPNGPIAAVDIVSSTSSGKPDFSFAPATCGASTSVQPGATATGLTFTITPVNGFTGSVTLTATNNDGMVATPSFSVSPVSITTSAGVSTSFVVVASAPTTAARSMRPGLKPFGRGPAGRMPWYAAGSGATLAGLCLLMLPRRRRWGALLAAVITISALTAAGCGSNTSTTGGGGGTTPPAGTTNASPGTYTFTVTAISGTLVHSAQIAYVVP from the coding sequence ATGCGCAGCCGCCTTTTCTCTCAACTGTTTGCTCCTGTTATCCTCCTTGCCTCCGCGTTCAGCCCTGTTGGCCAGGCCGCCGTTCAAAACAGAATAGCCAGTGCTGTCAACAGCGGAGTGCGGACTCCTTTGCCCGGAACTGTTACTGGGCGAGCCCAACGTGCTGCGGATCTTGGCGCCGCTCCCGCGGACAAGAAGCTTGAGTCGATGTCACTGCGCTTCAGCATGACGCCGGCCCAGCAGGCCGATCTGAGCCAGCTACTGGCGAGTCAGTTAAACCCCGGTTCGGGGAGTTATCACCAGTGGCTCACGCCGGAGCAGTTTGGGGCGCGCTTTGGCCTTAGCGCTGCGGATATTGCCAAGGTTTCGACATGGCTTACTGGTCAGGGCTTCACGATCACCCGGGCGGCTCGGAGCAATACCTTTATCTCCTTTTCGGGCACAGTTGCGCAGGTGCAGCAGGCGTTTGGGACTTCGATTCATAGCCTGTCGGTCAATGGGGAAGCTCATTTTTCCAATGTCACCGATCCGGTGCTTCCATCTGCCATCGCGGGGGTCGTGACTTCCATTGTTGGACTCAATGACTTCAAGCCGAAGCCTCACTTGCGCGCGCGGAGTGCTGCTTCGATTGATCCCTCGCAGCCCCACTACACGCAGACTCTGAGCGGAGTGACGAGTCATTACATTTCGCCGGCTGATTTCTACACCATATATAACGAAAATCCTCTGCTTACGGCTTCCACGCCGATCAATGGCACGGGCGTGACAGTTGCTGTGATGGGAAATACGGATCTTAATGCGGGCAATGTCCTTCCGGACGCGAACATTGCCCAGTTCCGCACGGCGGCTGGTTTGCCCGCGATTAATCTAAAGCTGCAGTCTGCTATTCCTGCTGGCGGCTCTGACGCCGGCGTCTCGGCGAGCGATATCGATGAGGCGCATCTCGATATTGAGTGGTCGAGTGCGGCTGCTCCTGGAGCGACGATTCTGTATGTTTTCAGCAGCAATAACATCTTCGCGGACTCCCTGACTTACGCCATCGATAATAAGGTCGCTCCGATTATTACCATCAGCTATGGCTTGTGCGAGAGCGGTTGGGGCACGGCTATGTTGGCGAGTTACAACAATCTGCTGGCGCTGGCGAATGCGCAGGGGCAGACCGTAGTTAGTTCCTCTGGCGATGCCGGTGCTACCGACTGCGACGGGGTGGGGCTTGCGACAGAGGGACTCAACGTAGATTTTCCCTCCAGCTCCCCTTACGTTACCTCTGCCGGCGGGACGATGTTCAGCGGAGATGTGGCAACCCCTGCCACCTATTGGAGTAGCGCTAATGGAACCAACGGCGGCTCCGCTCTCTTGTACATTCCAGAGCAGCCGTGGAATGAAACTACGTCCAGCGCTGGCCTTGGCTATAACGATGGAACTGGGGGCGGAGCTGGGGGAGGCGGAGCAAGCGCTTTCTTCTCCAAGCCAGCGTGGCAGACTGGCACGGGCGTTCCCAACGATTCCTCACGGGATCTTCCTGATATAGCGCTGAACGCTGCGGCTATCCACGATGGATATCTGGTTTGCAGCTCGGGCGATGGCCAGGGTGAGACGCCATGCACCAACGGCTTCCTCTCCGCCAACGGTAATCCGAATGTGTTTGGCGGGACCTCATTTGTTGCTCCAACCTTTGCAGGTATTTTGGCTCTGGTCGAGCAGAAAGTTAATCCGACAGGCGCGACAGCGAGTTGGCTGGGCAATGTAGGACCAACGCTCTATGGCTTCCTGAATGGGCCGACCTACAGCAGCGTTTTTCACGACATCATCTCCGGTAACAACTCAGTTCCTTGCACCCAGGGGACACCGAACTGTTCGAATGGCCAACCGACAGGCTTTACCGCGGGGACTGGCTATGATCAGGCTACAGGCCTCGGCAGTTTTGACATCAATGCCCTGGTCACGGGCTGGAGTGGCGTAAAGCCAGTCGGTACGGGCACCGGTAGTGGTATTGGGACGAGCATCAGTACGACGGCGCTGACGACCAGCGCTTCTCTCTGCGCGGTTTCGGCAGGTACTCTGGCGCTCAACGTGACTGTGGCGGGGACTGCTTCGGGTCCGACACCGACAGGTTCGGTTCAGTTCTTTGTCGATAACGTAGCTGTGGTGGGTGGCACCGCCATTTTATCGGGTGGAACCGCGAGCTATAGTCTTGTCACCTCGTCGCTATCTTCCGGTGGTCACAATATCGGCGCGGTCTACTCCGGCGATGGCAACTATGCGGGGTCTAAAGGGACGCTGCTTGGACCAAACATCAACGCAAATACTTATCCGAATGGGCCGATCGCTGCGGTGGATATTGTCTCTTCTACATCTTCGGGTAAACCCGATTTCTCTTTCGCCCCCGCGACTTGCGGTGCGTCGACTTCAGTACAGCCTGGGGCTACAGCCACGGGGCTTACTTTTACGATCACGCCGGTCAACGGATTTACGGGTTCGGTCACTCTGACTGCGACCAATAACGATGGAATGGTTGCGACGCCTAGTTTCTCCGTGTCGCCAGTTTCGATCACTACTTCGGCCGGCGTATCCACTTCGTTTGTTGTTGTTGCTTCTGCGCCGACGACAGCCGCAAGGTCAATGCGGCCGGGATTGAAACCGTTCGGTCGAGGCCCGGCGGGTAGGATGCCATGGTATGCAGCTGGCTCTGGAGCTACGCTTGCTGGATTGTGTCTGCTGATGTTGCCACGTCGTCGCCGCTGGGGCGCTCTGCTTGCCGCTGTGATTACGATTTCGGCTCTGACAGCGGCTGGCTGCGGATCCAATACCTCGACCACTGGTGGAGGCGGCGGGACTACACCTCCTGCTGGGACGACAAATGCTTCTCCGGGCACCTATACATTTACGGTTACCGCCATAAGCGGCACCTTGGTGCATAGTGCACAGATTGCATACGTCGTACCATAA
- a CDS encoding HAD-IA family hydrolase, which translates to MSERVFLRGKAILFDMDGTLVDSTRVVERAWGWWAARHSLPLEEVLTFSHGRPGKATVAHFLPGQEHAQEIAELSHFEETETEGILAVPGALKVLQALEANHLTWAIVTSAWRKLTEIRVAGAGLPLPAIIVPIDEIHNGKPDPEGFLRAAELLGVAPEECVVFEDTRPGIDAGLSAGMQVVGLSTTFSAQQLRHRPVVSDFHDVTVFPDGEGLRIEIEDRS; encoded by the coding sequence ATGAGCGAACGAGTTTTCCTGAGAGGCAAGGCAATTCTGTTTGATATGGACGGAACGCTGGTCGATTCGACGCGGGTGGTTGAACGTGCCTGGGGATGGTGGGCCGCGCGGCACAGCCTACCGCTTGAGGAGGTGTTGACCTTCTCGCACGGTCGCCCAGGTAAAGCTACGGTAGCGCATTTCCTGCCAGGGCAAGAGCACGCACAGGAGATCGCGGAGCTCTCTCACTTCGAAGAGACGGAAACGGAAGGCATCCTGGCAGTGCCAGGAGCGCTCAAGGTGCTGCAGGCACTTGAAGCGAACCACCTAACGTGGGCGATTGTGACCTCTGCTTGGCGCAAGCTTACGGAGATTCGCGTGGCTGGTGCTGGCTTGCCATTGCCTGCCATCATCGTGCCAATCGACGAAATTCACAACGGGAAGCCGGATCCGGAGGGCTTTTTGCGCGCGGCGGAGTTGTTAGGTGTTGCGCCCGAAGAGTGCGTGGTGTTCGAGGACACACGCCCCGGGATCGATGCCGGGCTGAGCGCGGGGATGCAGGTTGTGGGTTTGTCGACGACGTTCTCGGCGCAGCAGTTGAGGCATCGACCGGTGGTTAGTGACTTTCACGACGTGACGGTATTCCCGGATGGTGAGGGTTTGAGGATTGAGATTGAGGATCGGTCGTAA
- a CDS encoding acyl-CoA dehydrogenase family protein produces MATMTTPEPTTATRIAGGSFLISDPTPTDCFFPEDFTDEHKQIAETTANFAVNEIMPASDSIEAKDFSVTKRLLKEAAELGLTAIDIPEEYGGLEMDKATSAIVAENISKQASFSVAFSAHTGIGTLPLVWYGNAEQKKKYLPKIASGEIVSAYALSESTSGSDAVNAKTKAVLSPDGKTYTLNGEKMWISNAGFADLFTVFAKCAIPEGPDAGKEKLTAFLIERGTPGFTQGKEEHKLGIRGSSTCPLILTDCVIPVGSLLGEVGKGHHIAFNILNVGRYKLGNAAIGGARMALNNGIRYAIDRKAFGKSISEFGLIQEKIANCATGIFVGGAVCYRTVGLIDKALAGVDKNDTKEIQKRIEDYAVECSIVKVWASEMLDMVVDETLQIFAGYGYVEEFPAERAYRDARINRIFEGTNEINRLIITGWLMKSAMSGKLALMPAIKKLMDEVMSGPSERVEREGPLGEERNLLANAKKLTLFVAGAATQKYMTQIADEQEVMGAISDMIIEVFAMESAILRAEKIAEGQSAEASAVQVAMARIYADKAMATVELSARKVIAAVAEGDMLRTQLTILRRLSKHDSADTIKLRRQVAQHVLKAGRYAI; encoded by the coding sequence TTGTTTCTTCCCTGAGGATTTTACCGACGAGCATAAACAGATTGCGGAGACGACGGCAAACTTTGCGGTGAACGAGATTATGCCTGCGTCGGACTCGATTGAGGCGAAGGATTTTTCGGTCACGAAGCGCCTGCTGAAGGAGGCTGCGGAGCTTGGGCTTACCGCGATCGATATTCCTGAGGAGTATGGCGGCCTGGAGATGGATAAGGCTACGTCGGCTATTGTTGCGGAGAATATCTCGAAGCAGGCCAGCTTTTCGGTGGCGTTCTCGGCGCATACCGGGATCGGTACGCTGCCGCTAGTCTGGTACGGCAATGCGGAACAGAAGAAGAAGTATCTGCCAAAGATTGCTTCGGGTGAGATTGTTTCGGCATATGCGTTGTCGGAGTCGACGAGCGGTTCGGACGCGGTGAATGCGAAGACGAAGGCGGTGCTGTCTCCGGATGGGAAGACGTACACTCTGAATGGCGAAAAGATGTGGATCTCGAATGCGGGGTTTGCGGATCTGTTTACGGTGTTTGCGAAGTGCGCGATTCCGGAGGGACCGGATGCGGGGAAGGAGAAGCTGACGGCGTTTTTGATCGAGCGGGGAACGCCTGGCTTTACGCAGGGGAAGGAAGAACACAAGCTGGGGATTCGCGGCAGCTCGACGTGTCCGCTGATTTTGACGGACTGCGTGATTCCTGTTGGCAGCCTGCTGGGGGAGGTGGGGAAGGGCCACCATATTGCGTTCAACATTCTGAATGTGGGGCGATACAAGTTGGGCAATGCCGCGATTGGCGGCGCTCGGATGGCGCTTAACAATGGGATTCGATACGCGATCGATCGGAAGGCGTTTGGCAAGTCGATCTCGGAGTTTGGGTTGATCCAGGAGAAGATTGCGAACTGCGCCACTGGGATTTTTGTGGGCGGGGCAGTTTGTTATCGCACGGTAGGGCTGATTGATAAGGCTCTGGCGGGTGTGGATAAGAACGATACGAAGGAGATTCAGAAGCGGATTGAGGACTATGCGGTGGAGTGCTCGATTGTGAAGGTGTGGGCGAGCGAGATGCTGGATATGGTTGTCGATGAGACGCTGCAGATCTTCGCGGGCTATGGCTATGTTGAGGAGTTTCCGGCGGAGCGGGCTTATCGGGATGCGCGAATTAATCGGATCTTCGAGGGGACCAATGAGATCAATCGGCTGATTATCACCGGCTGGCTGATGAAGTCGGCGATGAGCGGGAAGCTGGCGCTGATGCCGGCGATCAAGAAGCTGATGGATGAGGTGATGTCCGGCCCGAGCGAGAGGGTGGAGCGCGAGGGGCCGCTGGGTGAGGAGCGCAACCTGCTGGCGAACGCAAAGAAGCTGACGTTGTTTGTCGCTGGGGCCGCGACGCAGAAGTATATGACGCAGATCGCGGACGAGCAGGAGGTGATGGGGGCGATTTCGGACATGATTATCGAGGTGTTCGCGATGGAGAGTGCGATTCTGCGGGCGGAGAAGATTGCAGAAGGACAGTCGGCGGAGGCTTCGGCTGTGCAGGTTGCGATGGCACGGATCTATGCCGATAAGGCGATGGCTACGGTGGAGCTTTCGGCGCGGAAGGTGATTGCGGCGGTAGCTGAGGGGGACATGCTGCGGACGCAGCTTACGATTCTCCGCCGACTCTCCAAGCATGACTCGGCGGATACGATCAAGCTGAGGCGGCAGGTGGCTCAGCACGTCCTGAAGGCTGGAAGGTATGCCATTTAG